A stretch of the Manis pentadactyla isolate mManPen7 chromosome 16, mManPen7.hap1, whole genome shotgun sequence genome encodes the following:
- the ZSCAN26 gene encoding zinc finger and SCAN domain-containing protein 26 isoform X2, giving the protein MATALGSAHFPAPLNLKKGLLLVKEDHCFTQEQGFKQHGNRCLGQESLSKQFRQLRYEETTGPREALSHLRELCRLWLRPETHTKEQILELLVLDQFLTILPEELQAQVQEHHPKSGEDVVIVLEDLQPDLRETGQHMDPDQAKKQKMYVEETVSLKAEQEQQVQPKHDVPKPGKETGEETRIKNGKLVVKTDSCGGVESSQKISEPTDAHSKDSNLERQQAKPQAKTDYNCSKCGEGFIQHSDLIKHESMHTGEKFGKSEVYQSSSLIGHQKIHSRGKGHQCHECGKAFQRSSHLVRHQKIHLGEKPYQCKECGKVFSQNAGLLEHLRIHTGEKPYLCIHCGKNFRRNSHLNRHQRIHSQEEPCECTECGKTFSQALFLTHHQRIHGHSKSHQCNECGKAFSLTSDLIRHHRIHTGEKPFKCNICQKAFRLNSHLAQHVRIHTEEKPYECNECGEAFRQRSGLFQHQRYHHKDKLS; this is encoded by the exons ATGGCGACAGCACTGGGGAGTGCTCATTTCCCAGCTCCATTGAATCTGAAGAAGGGGCTTCTGTTGGTGAAGGAGGATCACTGTTTTACTCAGGAACAGGGATTCAAACAGCATGGAAACAGGTGCCTAGGGCAGGAGTCATTGTCCAAACAATTCAGGCAGTTGCGCTATGAAGAGACCACAGGACCTCGAGAGGCGCTGAGCCATCTCCGGGAACTTTGCCGACTGTGGCTGAGGCCAGAGACTCACACCAAGGAGCAGATCCTGGAGCTGCTAGTGCTGGACCAGTTCCTGACTATCCTTCCTGAGGAGCTCCAGGCCCAAGTACAGGAGCATCACCCAAAGAGCGGGGAGGACGTGGTTATTGTCTTGGAGGATTTGCAGCCAGATCTTAGAGAAACAGGACAACATATG GACCCAGACcaggcaaagaaacagaaaatgtatgtGGAGGAGACAGTCTCTCTGAAAGCAGAGCAGGAACAGCAGGTCCAACCTAAGCATGATGTTCCAAAGCCTGGCAAAGAGACGG gTGAGGAGACAAGGATTAAGAATGGGAAGCTGGTTGTAAAGACAGACTCTTGTGGAGGAGTGGAGTCATCTCAGAAAATATCCGAACCCACAGATGCTCATTCTAAGGACTCTAACTTGGAAAGGCAGCAGGCCAAGCCCCAGGCGAAGACTGACTATAATTGCTCAAAATGTGGGGAGGGATTCATCCAGCACTCAGACCTGATTAAACATGAAAGTATGCATACAGGAGAAAAGTTTGGTAAATCTGAAGTGTATCAGAGTTCTAGTCTCATTGGACATCAGAAAATTCACTCTAGAGGGAAAGGTCATCAGTGTCATGAGTGTGGGAAAGCCTTTCAGAGAAGTTCACACCTTGTCAGACATCAGAAAATCCATCTTGGTGAGAAGCCTTATCAATGCAAGGAGTGTGGAAAAGTCTTTAGCCAGAATGCAGGCCTTTTGGAACATCTCAGAatccatactggagagaaaccttatctgtgtatccactgtggaaagaaCTTTAGGCGCAACTCTCACCTTAATCGACACCAGAGGATACACAGTCAGGAGGAGCCCTGTGAGTGCACGGAGTGTGGAAAAACCTTTAGTCAGGCCCTTTTCCTCACGCACCATCAGAGAATCCACGGTCATTCCAAAAGCCATCAATGTAACgagtgtgggaaagccttcagttTGACCTCAGACCTTATTCGACATCACAGGattcacactggagaaaaaccTTTCAAGTGTAATATATGCCAGAAAGCCTTCCGACTAAATTCACATCTTGCTCAGCATGTGAGAATCCACACTGAAGAAAAACCTTATGAGTGTAATGAATGTGGAGAAGCCTTCAGGCAGAGGTCAGGTCTTTTTCAGCATCAGAGATATCACCACAAAGACAAGCTGTCTTGA
- the NKAPL gene encoding LOW QUALITY PROTEIN: NKAP-like protein (The sequence of the model RefSeq protein was modified relative to this genomic sequence to represent the inferred CDS: inserted 5 bases in 3 codons; substituted 1 base at 1 genomic stop codon) produces MTPVSQARYPEDIPGTRRRRRSSWASPPSAQDRCSSWGGREGLRPAXGRSGVSTPYQPTRSGFRSYTFSSSSSVYCGLYHYHHHRYAGDQQWVQDYKKEKVESCRQRRLKXRERIGELGAPEVWGLSPKFPELDSDEHASVEDIEVKTQKSRTSNFSPEDKRKKASRSKNKKKRRKKSKRKHRKYSDDSDSNSDSDPNSSSADDKKRAKKYKKKKHRANKPKKKNKTKKETSESRYKDSEGELPEDTGLEQSKIADTTDLKGPEAPIIHTSQDEKPLNYGHAXGEGAAMAEYVKAGKRIPRRGEIGLTSEEIASFECAGYVMSGSRHRRXENQIYSADEKRALASFNQEERCKRQNKILASFREMVYRKIKGKDDM; encoded by the exons ATGACACCGGTATCCCAGGCTCGCTATCCCGAGGACATCCCGGGTACTCGGAGACGGCGACGCAGCTCATGGGCGAGCCCGCCCTCCGCTCAGGACAGATGCTCTTCCTGGGGTGGCCGTGAGGGACTCAGGCCAGCGTAGGGGAGATCGGGCGTCAGCACTCCTTACCAGCCTACCCGCTCCGGGTTCCGCAGCTATACATTCTCATCCTCTTCTTCTGTCTACTGTGGCCTATACCATTACCATCACCACCGTTATGCGGGTGATCAGCAGTGGGTGCAAGACTACAAGAAGGAGAAAGTGGAGAGCTGTCGGCAAAGGAggctgaa gagagaaaggattGGGGAGTTGGGAGCTCCTGAGGTATGGGGGCTGTCACCAAAGTTTCCTGAGCTGGATTCTGATGAACACGCCTCAGTGGAGGACATAGAGGTAAAGACTCAGAAGAGCCGCACTTCAAACTTCAGCCCTGAAGACAAGAGGAAAAAGGCCAGTCGTtcaaaaaacaagaagaaaagaagaaaaaaatccaaaagaaaacataggaaatatTCTGATGATAGTGACAGCAATTCAGACTCTGACCCTAATTCTAGCTCTGCCGATGATAAAAAGAGagccaaaaaatacaagaaaaagaaacacagagccAACAAACCCAAGAAAAAGAATAAGACTAAAAAAGAAACCAGTGAGTCAAGATACAAGGATTCAGAAGGGGAGTTGCCAGAAGATACCGGGCTTGAGCAGTCAAAGATTGCAGATACCACGGATCTAAAAGGCCCAGAAGCACCCATAATACACACCTCTCAAGATGAGAAACCTTTGAACTATGGCCATG CTGGTGAAGGTGCAGCTATGGCAGAGTATGTAAAAGCTGGAAAACGAATCCCACGAAGAGGTGAAATTGGGCTGACAAGTGAAGAGATTGCTTCATTTGAATGTGCAGGTTATGTTATGAGTGGTAGCAGGCATCGCAG AGAGAACCAGATCTACAGTGCTGATGAGAAGAGAGCCCTTGCATCTTTTAACCAAGAGGAGAGATGTAAAAGGCAGAATAAGATTCTGGCCAGTTTCCGAGAGATGGTGTATAGAAAGATAAAAGGGAAAGATGATATGTAA
- the ZSCAN26 gene encoding zinc finger and SCAN domain-containing protein 26 isoform X1: MATALGSAHFPAPLNLKKGLLLVKEDHCFTQEQGFKQHGNRCLGQESLSKQFRQLRYEETTGPREALSHLRELCRLWLRPETHTKEQILELLVLDQFLTILPEELQAQVQEHHPKSGEDVVIVLEDLQPDLRETGQHMVRVRCALSQDPDQAKKQKMYVEETVSLKAEQEQQVQPKHDVPKPGKETGEETRIKNGKLVVKTDSCGGVESSQKISEPTDAHSKDSNLERQQAKPQAKTDYNCSKCGEGFIQHSDLIKHESMHTGEKFGKSEVYQSSSLIGHQKIHSRGKGHQCHECGKAFQRSSHLVRHQKIHLGEKPYQCKECGKVFSQNAGLLEHLRIHTGEKPYLCIHCGKNFRRNSHLNRHQRIHSQEEPCECTECGKTFSQALFLTHHQRIHGHSKSHQCNECGKAFSLTSDLIRHHRIHTGEKPFKCNICQKAFRLNSHLAQHVRIHTEEKPYECNECGEAFRQRSGLFQHQRYHHKDKLS, translated from the exons ATGGCGACAGCACTGGGGAGTGCTCATTTCCCAGCTCCATTGAATCTGAAGAAGGGGCTTCTGTTGGTGAAGGAGGATCACTGTTTTACTCAGGAACAGGGATTCAAACAGCATGGAAACAGGTGCCTAGGGCAGGAGTCATTGTCCAAACAATTCAGGCAGTTGCGCTATGAAGAGACCACAGGACCTCGAGAGGCGCTGAGCCATCTCCGGGAACTTTGCCGACTGTGGCTGAGGCCAGAGACTCACACCAAGGAGCAGATCCTGGAGCTGCTAGTGCTGGACCAGTTCCTGACTATCCTTCCTGAGGAGCTCCAGGCCCAAGTACAGGAGCATCACCCAAAGAGCGGGGAGGACGTGGTTATTGTCTTGGAGGATTTGCAGCCAGATCTTAGAGAAACAGGACAACATATGGTAAGGGTCAGATGTGCTCTTTCTCAG GACCCAGACcaggcaaagaaacagaaaatgtatgtGGAGGAGACAGTCTCTCTGAAAGCAGAGCAGGAACAGCAGGTCCAACCTAAGCATGATGTTCCAAAGCCTGGCAAAGAGACGG gTGAGGAGACAAGGATTAAGAATGGGAAGCTGGTTGTAAAGACAGACTCTTGTGGAGGAGTGGAGTCATCTCAGAAAATATCCGAACCCACAGATGCTCATTCTAAGGACTCTAACTTGGAAAGGCAGCAGGCCAAGCCCCAGGCGAAGACTGACTATAATTGCTCAAAATGTGGGGAGGGATTCATCCAGCACTCAGACCTGATTAAACATGAAAGTATGCATACAGGAGAAAAGTTTGGTAAATCTGAAGTGTATCAGAGTTCTAGTCTCATTGGACATCAGAAAATTCACTCTAGAGGGAAAGGTCATCAGTGTCATGAGTGTGGGAAAGCCTTTCAGAGAAGTTCACACCTTGTCAGACATCAGAAAATCCATCTTGGTGAGAAGCCTTATCAATGCAAGGAGTGTGGAAAAGTCTTTAGCCAGAATGCAGGCCTTTTGGAACATCTCAGAatccatactggagagaaaccttatctgtgtatccactgtggaaagaaCTTTAGGCGCAACTCTCACCTTAATCGACACCAGAGGATACACAGTCAGGAGGAGCCCTGTGAGTGCACGGAGTGTGGAAAAACCTTTAGTCAGGCCCTTTTCCTCACGCACCATCAGAGAATCCACGGTCATTCCAAAAGCCATCAATGTAACgagtgtgggaaagccttcagttTGACCTCAGACCTTATTCGACATCACAGGattcacactggagaaaaaccTTTCAAGTGTAATATATGCCAGAAAGCCTTCCGACTAAATTCACATCTTGCTCAGCATGTGAGAATCCACACTGAAGAAAAACCTTATGAGTGTAATGAATGTGGAGAAGCCTTCAGGCAGAGGTCAGGTCTTTTTCAGCATCAGAGATATCACCACAAAGACAAGCTGTCTTGA